A single window of Carassius gibelio isolate Cgi1373 ecotype wild population from Czech Republic chromosome A19, carGib1.2-hapl.c, whole genome shotgun sequence DNA harbors:
- the LOC127935711 gene encoding RNA cytosine-C(5)-methyltransferase NSUN2, which translates to MGRKNRNRQRPQQNRDGRAEGKRSRDDAGWGAGYSEIIKENKLFEHYYTELKIVPEGEFEQFMEAMREPLPATIRITGYKSHAKEILHTLKEKYFKEVQDLEVDGQKIEAPQPLSWYPDELAWHTNLSRKILRKSPLLEKFHQFLVSETESGNISRQEAVSMIPPLLLKIEPQHKILDMCAAPGSKTAQLIEMLHSDMDIAFPEGFVIANDVDNKRCYLLVHQAKRLNSPCIMVVNHDASSLPRLQFDRDGKKDVLLYDRILCDVPCSGDGTMRKNIDVWKKWTTSNSLQLHGLQIRIAVRGVEQLAVGGRMVYSTCSLNPIEDEAVIAALLEKSEGALELADASADLPGLKYMPGITSWKVMTKEGQWYSDWSEVPTGRHTQIRPTMFPPTDPEKLARMKLERCMRILPHHQNTGGFFVAVLVKKAPMPWNRRYTKLRQKDVTSSSEVAPAEELQIRESPADAPVEAVEGESPAEGHPSGPDPPDLLEVKKDDVCGPPPPKKMKLFGFKEDPFVFLTEDDPIFSPIQAFYDLSPDFPKLNVLTRTQEGKKRHLYMVSKELRNVLLNNSERMKVINTGVKVWSRNTDGDQFGCAFRLAQEGVYTLCPYIRARIINISVEDVKVLLTQENPFLSKLGDDAHNQAKKLGMGSIVLRYLPDPKDLDAPQCPIDLCGWRGKTSIRAFVPRNERLHYLRMVGVEVFREKQGKSDDGSSEIQEESIEAGEGLSQEADLLEQEGEDTEKSQSSANGAEPVGRTCEESAR; encoded by the exons ATGGGcaggaaaaacagaaacagacagagacCTCAGCAGAACAGAGATGGAAGAGCAGAGGGGAAAAGAAGCAGAGATGACGCT GGCTGGGGAGCTGGATACTCTGAGATCATCAAGGAGAACAAACTCTTCGAgcattactacacagagctgaaGATCGTCCCCGAGGGAGAGTTTGAGCAGTTCATGGAGGCCATGAGAGAGCCACTGCCTGCTACAATACGCATCACTGGATACAAGAG TCACGCCAAAGAAATCCTTCATACTCTTAAAGAGAAATACTTCAAAGAGGTTCAAGATCTTGAGGTGGATGGGCAGAAGATTGAGGCTCCTCAGCCCTTGAGCTG GTATCCTGATGAACTGGCGTGGCACACTAACCTGAGCAGAAAGATCCTGCGCAAATCTCCACTCCTGGAGAAGTTCCACCAGTTCTTAGTCAGCGAAACTGAATCG GGGAATATTAGCAGGCAGGAAGCAGTCAGTATgattcctcctcttcttctgaaAATTGAGCCTCAACATAAG ATTCTGGACATGTGTGCAGCTCCAGGATCAAAGACTGCTCAACTCATCGAGATGCTTCACTCTGACATGGACATAGCTTTCCCTG AGGGTTTTGTAATTGCCAATGATGTGGATAACAAGCGCTGTTACCTGCTGGTCCACCAGGCCAAGAGATTGAACAGTCCATGTATTATGGTGGTCAACCATGACGCCTCTAGCCTCCCACGTCTGCAGTTCGATCGGGACGGGAAGAAGGACGTCCTGTTGTATGACCGGATCCTATGTGATGTACCCTGCAG TGGAGATGGGacaatgaggaaaaacattgatGTGTGGAAAAAATGGACCACCAGCAACAGCCTGCAGCTCCACGG GCTGCAGATCAGGATCGCAGTGCGAGGAGTGGAGCAGCTGGCGGTAGGGGGCAGGATGGTGTACTCCACCTGCTCTCTGAACCCCATCGAGGATGAAGCAGTCATCGCTGCCCTGCTGGAGAAGAGTGAAG GTGCTTTAGAGTTAGCTGACGCCTCTGCAGATCTCCCAGGACTCAAATATATGCCTGGAATTACATCTTGGAAG GTAATGACCAAAGAGGGTCAGTGGTACTCTGATTGGTCAGAGGTGCCGACAGGTCGACACACTCAGATCAGACCCACCATGTTTCCACCAACAGACCCAGAGAAGCTGGCCCGTATGAAGCTGGAGAGATG TATGAGGATATTGCCCCATCACCAGAACACTGGAGGGTTTTTTGTGGCTGTGTTGGTGAAGAAGGCACCCATGCCATGGAACCGCCGTTACACAAAA CTTCGTCAGAAGGATGTGACCTCCTCCAGTGAGGTGGCTCCTGCAGAGGAGCTGCAGATTCGGGAGTCTCCCGCTGACGCCCCTGTGGAAGCAGTGGAGGGCGAGAGTCCTGCAGAGGGACACCCGTCTGGCCCAGATCCTCCTGACCTTTTAGAGGTCAAGAAAGATGATGTCTGTGG CCCCCCTCCTCCAAAGAAGATGAAACTTTTTGGCTTCAAAGAGGATCCGTTTGTGTTTCTGACGGAGGATGACCCCATCTTCTCTCCCATCCA AGCGTTCTACGACCTGTCTCCAGATTTCCCCAAACTGAACGTACTGACTCGAACCCAAGAAGGAAAGAAGAGGCACCTGTACATGGTGTCCAAAGAGCTGCGCAACGTTCTGCTCAACAACAGCGAGAGAATGAAG GTCATAAACACAGGCGTGAAGGTCTGGTCCAGAAACACTGATGGAGATCAGTTTGGCTGTGCTTTCAGACTGGCTCAGGAG GGTGTTTACACGCTGTGTCCCTACATCAGAGCCCGAATCATCAACATCAGCGTGGAGGACGTGAAGGTGCTCCTCACGCAGGAGAACCCCTTCCTCAGCAAACTCGGAGATGATGCTCACAATCAGGCCAAGAAACTCG GAATGGGCAGCATTGTTTTAAGATACCTCCCAGATCCGAA GGATCTGGATGCTCCTCAGTGCCCTATAGATTTGTGCGGCTGGAGGGGGAAAACGTCCATCAGGGCTTTCGTCCCACGTAATGAGCGTCTGCATTACCTCCGCATGGTGGGGGTGGAAGTCTTCCGGGAGAAACAGGGCAAAAGTGACGACGGTTCATCAGAAATCCAAGAAGAGAGCATAGAAGCTGGCGAGGGACTGAGCCAAGAGGCAGATCTCTTAGAACAGGAAGGTGAAGATACGGAGAAATCGCAGTCCAGTGCTAATGGCGCAGAACCTGTTGGCAGAACTTGTGAGGAGTCTGCGAGGTAG